Proteins encoded together in one Mycobacterium simiae window:
- the mddA gene encoding methanethiol S-methyltransferase has protein sequence MSRYLAICYGAVAYLLFLVSFVYAIGFVGNIFVPRSVDRAISAPGWQAVLIDVVLLGVFALQHSAMARPAFKRWWTRWVPASIERSTYVVLSSAALLLLYWQWRTLPTIVWEVNLPAVRAALWVLFGIGWVTVFVASFMVSHLDLFGLRQVYLAWQGKPYRDLDFRVRYLYRLVRHPLMLGFLIAFWAAPTMTVGHLLFSVATTGYILIALQLEEHDLIASLGDQYRAYRGEVPALLPWPRRHRGTTANQH, from the coding sequence ATGAGTCGATATCTGGCGATCTGTTACGGGGCAGTGGCTTATCTGCTGTTCCTGGTGTCGTTTGTGTATGCGATCGGCTTTGTGGGCAATATCTTTGTGCCCCGCAGTGTCGATCGCGCGATCTCTGCGCCCGGGTGGCAAGCGGTGTTGATCGATGTGGTGCTGCTTGGTGTTTTTGCGCTGCAGCACAGTGCCATGGCGCGGCCCGCGTTCAAGCGGTGGTGGACGCGATGGGTGCCCGCCTCGATCGAACGCAGTACCTATGTGGTCCTCTCGAGTGCCGCGCTGTTGCTGCTCTACTGGCAGTGGCGGACGTTGCCGACCATCGTTTGGGAGGTGAACCTGCCGGCGGTGCGGGCGGCGCTGTGGGTGTTGTTCGGGATCGGCTGGGTCACCGTGTTCGTCGCGTCCTTCATGGTCAGCCACCTCGACCTGTTCGGCTTGCGCCAGGTCTACCTGGCCTGGCAGGGAAAACCATACCGCGACTTGGACTTTCGTGTTCGGTACCTGTACCGGCTGGTGCGCCACCCGCTCATGCTGGGCTTCCTGATCGCGTTCTGGGCGGCGCCCACGATGACGGTCGGGCATCTGCTGTTCAGTGTCGCCACAACGGGTTACATCCTGATCGCGCTGCAACTCGAGGAGCACGACCTGATCGCGTCGCTGGGCGATCAGTACCGCGCCTACCGCGGCGAGGTTCCGGCACTGCTGCCCTGGCCGCGCCGGCACCGGGGCACGACCGCGAACCAGCACTAG
- the hpf gene encoding ribosome hibernation-promoting factor, HPF/YfiA family — protein MDSTQLLDEPPVGADTQEPTTTAEVVFKGRNVEIPDHFRVYVSQKLARLERFDKTIYLFDVELKHERNRRQRKSCQRVEITARGRGPVVRGEACADSFYAALESAVVRLESRLRRGKDRRKVHYGEKTPVSLAEATAVVPPDTAFDTAAADSTTADAHQHDAADDHQPGRVVRTKEHQATPMSVDDALYEMELVGHDFFLFYDKQSERPSVVYRRHAYDYGLIRLA, from the coding sequence GTGGATTCCACTCAGCTTCTGGACGAGCCGCCGGTCGGCGCGGACACCCAGGAACCGACCACCACCGCCGAGGTCGTCTTCAAGGGCCGTAACGTCGAGATTCCCGACCACTTCCGGGTGTACGTCTCGCAGAAACTCGCCCGGCTGGAACGCTTCGACAAAACCATCTACCTCTTCGACGTCGAACTCAAGCACGAACGCAACCGCCGCCAACGTAAGTCCTGTCAGCGCGTGGAGATCACCGCGCGGGGCCGTGGGCCGGTAGTCCGGGGCGAGGCGTGCGCCGACAGCTTCTACGCCGCGCTCGAGTCCGCGGTGGTGCGCTTGGAAAGTCGCCTGCGCCGCGGCAAGGACCGCCGCAAGGTGCATTACGGCGAGAAGACCCCCGTTTCGCTGGCCGAGGCGACCGCAGTGGTCCCGCCGGACACAGCCTTTGACACAGCAGCAGCCGACTCCACCACCGCGGATGCCCACCAGCATGATGCCGCCGACGACCATCAACCGGGCCGAGTGGTGCGCACCAAGGAGCACCAGGCCACCCCGATGTCGGTCGACGATGCGCTCTACGAGATGGAACTCGTCGGGCACGATTTCTTCTTGTTCTACGACAAGCAGAGCGAGCGTCCATCGGTGGTCTACCGCCGCCACGCCTACGACTACGGACTGATCAGGCTGGCCTGA
- a CDS encoding helix-turn-helix domain-containing protein has protein sequence MTAEFTAPLDLAGELDAFSDLVRCRYPVFPSITADVESQQIPTTIREQPLGQMWLVDEVMPPQAGTRTARRETSARDVVDLQYLIAGRMHLRQCDEILTCGPGDLMVWDGDFVGTYEITETTRTQTLVLPRVLAVALLPALHRPGTARVAHGRQLAGVKSLFDLLSVLSDTVTTLTPDATAKATALVIQMVADIGGSLPAGLTGGHLGDLRERVLWYIEENLRDPELSPATIAAAHYVSVRTLYYVLQTLDVPIAAHIRSRRLARCYADLLNTDDPVSDIAKRWGFVSPPHFSRVFSRHYGIAPSSVRSAQP, from the coding sequence ATGACCGCTGAGTTCACCGCACCCCTGGATCTCGCTGGCGAACTCGATGCCTTCTCCGACCTGGTCCGCTGCCGCTACCCAGTGTTCCCGAGTATCACCGCCGACGTTGAGTCACAACAGATTCCGACGACGATACGCGAGCAACCCCTTGGGCAGATGTGGCTCGTCGACGAGGTGATGCCGCCGCAGGCCGGCACCCGCACGGCGCGGCGGGAAACCTCCGCACGCGACGTCGTCGATTTGCAGTACCTGATCGCCGGCCGCATGCACCTTCGCCAGTGCGACGAGATCCTCACCTGCGGCCCCGGCGACCTCATGGTGTGGGACGGCGATTTCGTGGGCACCTATGAGATCACCGAGACGACGCGGACGCAGACGTTGGTACTCCCCCGAGTCCTGGCGGTCGCGCTGCTGCCCGCGCTGCACCGCCCAGGTACCGCGCGGGTGGCGCACGGCCGTCAGCTGGCCGGCGTGAAGTCGCTGTTCGATCTGTTGTCCGTGCTCAGCGATACCGTGACGACATTGACCCCAGATGCCACCGCCAAAGCGACGGCCCTGGTGATCCAGATGGTGGCCGATATTGGCGGCTCACTACCGGCGGGGCTGACCGGCGGACATCTGGGCGACCTGCGTGAACGAGTGCTCTGGTACATCGAGGAAAATCTCCGCGACCCGGAGCTGAGCCCAGCGACAATCGCTGCGGCGCATTATGTTTCGGTGCGCACGCTGTATTACGTGTTGCAGACGCTGGACGTGCCTATCGCCGCGCACATCCGGTCCCGCCGGCTGGCTCGCTGCTACGCCGACCTGCTCAACACCGACGATCCGGTCAGCGATATCGCCAAGCGGTGGGGCTTCGTCAGCCCGCCGCACTTCAGCCGGGTGTTCTCCCGGCACTACGGGATTGCACCCAGCAGCGTGCGCTCCGCGCAGCCTTAA
- a CDS encoding WS/DGAT/MGAT family O-acyltransferase — MVTRLSPSDASFYRLENTATPMYVGSLSILQRPRTGLSYETLLATVERRLPQIPRYRQKVREVKVGMARPVWIDDADFDITYHVRRSALPSPGSDEQLHELIARLAARPLDKTRPLWEMYLVEGLAKNRVALYTKSHQALINGMTALEIGHVIADRTRQPPPFPEDIWIPEREPGPTRLLLGALADWVVLPGAQLQAVGSAVAGLATNYGELLNAGQRVVDIARTVARGTAPHSLLNAKVSRHRRFTVARGRLEDYRTVRARYDCDINDVVLAVVTGALGNWLMSRGETVRSSATIRAMAPLSVYADGQHDSTGPGQMMGQVTPFLVDLPVGEGNAVVRLSQIAHATESNPSAARLVDARTIVTLSGFAPPTLHAMGIRVATSFSARSFNLLITNAPGAQSQMYIAGAKLLETYAVPPLLHNQILAIGVTSYHGTLYFGINADRDAMSDVDLLPGLLAQALEELLDASR; from the coding sequence ATGGTGACCCGGTTGTCCCCTTCGGACGCATCCTTCTACCGGCTGGAGAACACCGCGACCCCGATGTACGTCGGATCGCTGTCCATCTTGCAGCGGCCCCGCACCGGACTCAGTTACGAGACGCTGCTCGCCACGGTGGAACGCCGGCTGCCGCAGATACCTCGCTACCGCCAGAAGGTCCGCGAAGTGAAGGTCGGCATGGCCCGGCCGGTGTGGATCGACGACGCCGATTTCGACATCACCTACCACGTGCGGCGCTCGGCGCTGCCCTCGCCCGGCAGCGACGAGCAGCTGCACGAGTTGATCGCCCGGCTTGCCGCCCGGCCCCTGGACAAGACCCGACCGCTGTGGGAGATGTACCTGGTCGAAGGGTTGGCGAAGAACCGGGTCGCGCTTTACACCAAGTCGCACCAGGCGCTGATCAACGGGATGACCGCGCTGGAGATCGGCCACGTGATCGCCGATCGAACCCGGCAACCACCGCCGTTTCCGGAAGACATCTGGATCCCGGAACGTGAGCCAGGCCCCACCCGGCTGCTGCTGGGCGCGCTCGCCGACTGGGTGGTGTTGCCGGGCGCTCAGCTGCAGGCCGTGGGTTCCGCGGTGGCTGGCCTGGCGACGAACTACGGCGAGCTGCTCAACGCGGGCCAACGCGTCGTCGACATCGCCCGCACCGTCGCGCGCGGCACCGCCCCGCACAGCCTGCTCAACGCCAAAGTTTCCCGGCACCGGCGGTTCACGGTGGCCCGCGGGCGTCTCGAGGATTACCGCACGGTACGGGCTCGGTATGACTGCGACATCAACGATGTGGTGCTGGCCGTGGTGACCGGCGCGCTCGGCAACTGGTTGATGTCGCGCGGCGAAACGGTGCGCTCCAGCGCCACCATCCGCGCGATGGCTCCGCTGTCGGTCTATGCCGACGGCCAGCATGACTCGACCGGGCCGGGCCAGATGATGGGGCAGGTCACCCCGTTCCTGGTCGACCTGCCGGTCGGGGAAGGCAACGCCGTGGTGCGGCTCTCGCAGATCGCCCACGCCACCGAATCGAATCCGTCGGCCGCCCGCCTGGTCGACGCCCGGACCATCGTCACGCTGTCGGGCTTCGCGCCGCCCACCCTGCATGCGATGGGGATCCGGGTGGCCACCAGCTTCTCGGCGCGCTCGTTCAACTTGCTGATCACCAATGCGCCGGGGGCCCAGTCGCAGATGTACATCGCCGGTGCCAAGCTGCTGGAAACGTACGCGGTGCCGCCGCTGCTGCACAATCAGATACTGGCAATCGGCGTGACGTCTTATCACGGCACGCTGTATTTCGGAATCAACGCCGACCGCGATGCAATGAGCGACGTCGATCTGCTGCCCGGGCTGTTGGCCCAGGCGCTCGAAGAGCTGCTCGATGCGTCCCGTTAG
- a CDS encoding Rv3235 family protein — protein sequence MPVVEYEPPMREMSRIAIACRQLPLPRRPGHGPRRPYSGRAVRQPEQSPTRSAAMRQAAMFADAALRRVLEVIDHRRPAAQLRPLLVPALVDSVLAISRSAPGQRGAAVLRRMRLQPAGHPDRDTAAEVFGCYSRGDRTHAIAARVEALPTGGATRWQVVALHIG from the coding sequence GTGCCCGTCGTCGAGTACGAGCCGCCCATGCGGGAGATGTCGCGAATCGCGATCGCGTGTCGCCAATTGCCCCTGCCGCGGCGGCCCGGTCATGGGCCGCGCCGTCCGTACAGCGGGCGCGCCGTCCGGCAACCGGAACAATCGCCGACTCGCTCGGCGGCCATGCGCCAGGCGGCCATGTTCGCCGACGCCGCGCTGCGGCGGGTGCTGGAGGTCATCGACCATCGACGCCCGGCAGCTCAGCTACGTCCGCTGCTGGTGCCCGCCCTGGTCGACTCGGTGCTGGCGATCAGCCGGTCGGCACCCGGACAGCGGGGCGCGGCGGTGCTGCGCCGGATGCGGCTGCAACCGGCGGGACACCCGGATCGCGACACCGCCGCCGAGGTGTTCGGCTGCTACAGCCGCGGAGATCGCACCCATGCCATCGCCGCGCGGGTCGAGGCGCTGCCCACCGGTGGCGCAACACGGTGGCAGGTGGTGGCCCTGCACATCGGTTGA
- a CDS encoding HD domain-containing phosphohydrolase: MSEPQLPTRAELLAALSVAIDLGLGQPAEHMLRAAMIATRLADRLGLTAAQRDCVYYTTLIMWIGCHADSHEYARWFGDDIAVRHDSYLVDWSGLPYWRFLLDNIGRGQPLTQRLATMATLFANARGQLSRLIHSHCTSAALLADRIGLGPDVQAALGFAFERYDGGGLPAGAHGEQIPIQMRVAQLAEMVEVHHRTYGVEGAVAMARSRRGGQFDATVVDTFTGYAEAILAGPAPGDAWTAALREAPDRQHRLDDDALDALLVAFGDFVDLKCPFTLGHSRAVAGLAGAAAKLVGLDPDAVDMTRRAGHVHDLGRIGVSNQIWSKPGLLTGGEFERVRLHPYLTVRILNQVHGLGRLAEIAGNHHECLDGSGYPRGLSETALGLPDRIVAAAVSYQSGCEPRPYRCELSPGSAAQRLRDRVRAGELDPAAAEAVLHAAGQSTQRPKPRPDGLTPREVEVLRLVARGASNKEIAAALVISEKTARNHVERTYAKIGVSNRIGASMYALQQGLSIPDRN, encoded by the coding sequence ATGTCGGAGCCACAGTTACCGACGCGCGCCGAGTTGCTGGCGGCGCTGTCGGTGGCGATCGACCTCGGTCTGGGCCAACCCGCCGAGCACATGCTGCGCGCGGCGATGATCGCGACCCGGCTCGCTGATCGGCTGGGACTGACCGCCGCGCAACGAGATTGCGTCTACTACACCACGCTGATCATGTGGATCGGCTGCCATGCCGACTCCCATGAATACGCGCGTTGGTTCGGCGACGACATCGCCGTCCGGCACGACTCCTATCTGGTCGACTGGTCGGGACTGCCGTACTGGCGGTTCCTGCTGGACAATATCGGTCGCGGCCAGCCGTTGACGCAGCGGCTGGCCACCATGGCGACCCTGTTCGCCAACGCCCGTGGTCAGCTGTCCCGGTTGATTCACTCACATTGCACTTCTGCGGCGCTGCTGGCCGACCGGATCGGTCTGGGCCCGGACGTGCAGGCCGCGCTCGGGTTCGCGTTCGAACGCTACGACGGGGGTGGTTTGCCCGCCGGCGCGCACGGCGAACAGATCCCGATACAGATGCGGGTAGCTCAACTCGCCGAGATGGTCGAAGTGCACCACCGCACCTACGGTGTTGAAGGCGCGGTCGCCATGGCGCGCAGCCGCCGGGGCGGCCAGTTCGACGCGACGGTCGTCGACACGTTCACCGGATATGCCGAGGCGATTCTGGCCGGCCCGGCTCCGGGCGACGCCTGGACCGCGGCGCTGCGTGAGGCCCCCGATCGTCAGCACCGGCTGGACGACGACGCGCTCGACGCACTGCTCGTGGCGTTCGGCGACTTCGTCGACCTCAAGTGCCCATTCACCCTTGGGCATTCGCGCGCGGTGGCCGGGCTCGCCGGCGCTGCGGCAAAGCTGGTCGGGCTTGACCCCGACGCGGTGGATATGACCCGGCGCGCCGGCCACGTTCACGATTTGGGCCGCATCGGCGTGTCGAACCAAATCTGGTCCAAGCCAGGGTTGTTGACAGGCGGCGAATTCGAACGGGTACGCCTGCATCCCTACCTGACAGTACGGATTCTCAACCAGGTCCACGGACTGGGCCGGCTGGCCGAAATCGCCGGCAATCACCACGAATGCCTGGACGGGTCGGGTTATCCACGCGGATTGAGCGAGACCGCGCTCGGCCTGCCCGACCGCATTGTGGCTGCGGCGGTGAGTTACCAATCCGGTTGCGAGCCAAGGCCGTATCGCTGCGAGTTGTCTCCCGGCTCGGCGGCGCAGCGCCTGCGCGATCGGGTGCGAGCCGGCGAGCTCGATCCGGCCGCCGCCGAAGCGGTGCTGCACGCGGCCGGACAGTCGACGCAGCGGCCCAAGCCACGTCCGGATGGCCTGACACCACGCGAGGTCGAGGTGCTGCGCCTGGTGGCGCGCGGGGCGTCCAACAAGGAGATCGCAGCGGCTTTAGTGATCAGTGAGAAGACGGCGCGCAACCATGTCGAGCGGACCTACGCCAAGATCGGCGTTTCAAATCGCATCGGCGCCAGCATGTATGCGCTGCAACAAGGTTTGTCGATTCCGGACCGAAATTGA
- a CDS encoding ComF family protein, protein MLDLILPLECGGCGMPATPWCDACARQFVVKPDEPHLITPRIDPGVPVFALGRYGGARRRAILAMKEHGRRDLVTPLARALALGVHRLLAWGIVETPLTVVPAPTRRCAARRRGGDPVSRVATAAVGRHPGVTVRPALRLKALSRDSVGLDPAARERNVAGRVLLRGPRPHNEVLLVDDVVTTGATLHESVRVLTAGGVPVAAVLALAAA, encoded by the coding sequence GTGCTCGACTTGATCCTGCCGCTGGAATGCGGCGGTTGCGGGATGCCGGCGACGCCCTGGTGCGACGCCTGTGCTCGGCAGTTCGTGGTCAAGCCGGACGAACCGCATCTGATCACACCACGCATCGACCCGGGGGTGCCGGTGTTCGCCCTCGGGCGCTACGGCGGTGCCAGACGGAGGGCGATCTTGGCGATGAAGGAGCACGGGCGTAGGGACCTCGTCACCCCGCTGGCCCGGGCGCTGGCCCTCGGCGTGCACCGGCTGCTGGCCTGGGGCATCGTCGAAACCCCGCTGACGGTCGTGCCCGCGCCGACGCGGCGCTGCGCCGCGCGCCGGCGCGGCGGCGACCCTGTCTCCCGGGTCGCCACCGCCGCGGTGGGCCGCCATCCGGGCGTCACGGTCCGTCCGGCATTGCGACTCAAGGCGCTCAGCCGTGACTCGGTGGGTCTGGACCCGGCCGCGCGCGAGCGAAACGTCGCGGGCCGGGTGCTGCTGCGCGGCCCGCGACCACACAACGAAGTTTTGCTCGTTGACGACGTCGTGACCACCGGTGCCACCCTGCATGAGTCGGTGCGGGTGCTGACCGCCGGCGGCGTACCGGTGGCCGCCGTGCTGGCCCTGGCGGCGGCCTGA
- the secA gene encoding preprotein translocase subunit SecA, giving the protein MLTKLLRLGEGRMVKRLKRVADYVNTLSDDVEKLTDAELRAKTDEFRKRLTDGEDLDDLLPEAFAVAREAAWRVLDQRPFDVQVMGAAALHLGNVAEMKTGEGKTLTCVLPAYLNALAGKGVHVVTVNDYLAKRDSEWMGRVHRFLGLQVGVILANMTPDERRVAYNADVTYGTNNEFGFDYLRDNMAHSLDDLVQRGHNFAIVDEVDSILIDEARTPLIISGPADGASNWYLEFARLAPLMEKDVHYEVDLRKRTVGVHEKGVEFVEDQLGIDNLYEAANSPLVSYLNNALKAKELFHRDKDYIVRDGEVLIVDEFTGRVLIGRRYNEGMHQAIEAKEHVEIKAENQTLATITLQNYFRLYDKLAGMTGTAQTEAAELHEIYKLGVVPIPTNKPMIRTDQSDLIYKTEEAKYIAVVDDVVERYEKGQPVLIGTTSVERSEYLSRQFQKRRIPHNVLNAKYHEQEAGIIAVAGRRGGVTVATNMAGRGTDIVLGGNVDFLTDQRLRERGLDPVETPDEYEAAWHEELPKVKEEAATEAAEVIEAGGLYVLGTERHESRRIDNQLRGRSGRQGDPGESRFYLSLGDELMRRFNGAALEAMLNRLNLPDDVPIEAKMVTRAIKSAQTQVEQQNFEVRKNVLKYDEVMNQQRKVVYAERRRILEGENLKEQALDMVRDVITAYVDGATTEGYAEDWDLDALWTALKTLYPVGIEHQSLTHHDDDSERDDLTREELLEALINDAERAYAAREAELEELAGEGAMRQLERNVLLNVIDRKWREHLYEMDYLKEGIGLRAMAQRDPLVEYQREGYDMFMAMLDGMKEESVGFLFNVTVEAVPPPQVGPMETPEGLTELGATAPEQQHDSSGAAPAAPREPAPSTLRAKGIENDAPALTYSGPAEDGSAEVQRNGGGAQKTSAGVPAGASRRERRAAARQQGRGAKPPKSVKKR; this is encoded by the coding sequence GTGCTGACAAAGCTGCTGCGCCTCGGTGAAGGTCGCATGGTCAAGCGCCTCAAGCGGGTGGCCGACTATGTCAACACCTTGTCCGACGACGTCGAAAAGCTCACCGACGCCGAGCTGCGGGCCAAGACCGACGAGTTCCGCAAACGCCTCACCGACGGCGAGGATCTCGATGACCTGCTGCCCGAGGCGTTTGCGGTGGCCCGCGAAGCCGCCTGGCGCGTGCTGGATCAGCGGCCGTTCGACGTTCAGGTGATGGGTGCCGCGGCCCTGCACCTGGGCAATGTTGCCGAGATGAAGACCGGTGAAGGCAAGACCCTGACCTGTGTGTTGCCTGCCTACCTCAACGCGCTGGCCGGCAAGGGCGTGCATGTCGTCACTGTCAACGACTACCTGGCCAAACGCGACAGCGAATGGATGGGCCGAGTGCATCGTTTCCTCGGGCTGCAGGTCGGAGTGATCCTGGCCAACATGACCCCCGATGAACGACGGGTCGCCTACAACGCCGACGTCACCTACGGCACCAATAACGAGTTCGGGTTCGACTACCTGCGCGACAACATGGCGCACTCGCTGGACGACCTGGTGCAGCGCGGCCACAACTTCGCCATCGTGGACGAGGTCGACTCCATCCTGATCGACGAGGCCCGGACCCCGCTGATCATCTCCGGGCCCGCCGACGGCGCCTCCAACTGGTACCTCGAATTCGCGCGACTGGCCCCGCTGATGGAAAAGGACGTCCACTACGAGGTGGACCTGCGTAAGCGCACCGTCGGCGTGCACGAGAAGGGTGTGGAGTTCGTCGAGGACCAGCTCGGCATCGACAACCTCTACGAGGCCGCCAACTCGCCGCTGGTCAGTTACCTCAACAACGCGCTGAAGGCCAAGGAGCTGTTCCATCGCGACAAGGACTACATCGTCCGCGACGGCGAGGTGCTGATTGTCGATGAGTTCACCGGCCGCGTGCTGATCGGCCGCCGCTACAACGAGGGCATGCACCAGGCCATCGAGGCCAAGGAGCACGTCGAGATCAAGGCCGAGAACCAAACGTTGGCCACCATCACGCTGCAGAACTACTTCCGGCTCTACGACAAGCTGGCCGGCATGACCGGTACCGCCCAGACCGAGGCGGCCGAGCTGCACGAGATCTACAAGCTCGGCGTGGTGCCCATCCCGACGAATAAGCCGATGATTCGCACCGACCAGTCCGACCTCATCTACAAAACCGAGGAAGCCAAGTACATCGCGGTCGTCGACGACGTCGTCGAACGCTACGAAAAGGGTCAGCCGGTGTTGATCGGGACCACCAGCGTCGAGCGTTCGGAATACCTGTCCCGGCAGTTCCAGAAGCGCCGGATTCCACACAACGTGCTCAACGCCAAGTACCACGAGCAAGAGGCGGGCATCATCGCCGTCGCCGGCCGCCGCGGCGGGGTCACCGTGGCCACCAACATGGCCGGCCGCGGGACCGACATCGTGCTGGGCGGCAACGTGGACTTCCTGACCGACCAGCGGTTGCGTGAGCGCGGGCTGGATCCGGTGGAGACGCCGGACGAGTACGAAGCGGCCTGGCACGAGGAGTTGCCGAAGGTCAAGGAGGAGGCCGCCACGGAGGCTGCGGAGGTGATCGAGGCCGGCGGCCTGTATGTGCTGGGCACCGAACGGCACGAGTCGCGCCGCATCGACAACCAGCTGCGCGGGCGTTCCGGTCGGCAGGGCGACCCGGGCGAATCGCGCTTCTACCTGTCACTCGGCGACGAGCTGATGCGGCGCTTCAACGGAGCCGCGCTGGAGGCGATGCTCAACCGGCTCAACCTGCCCGACGACGTCCCCATCGAGGCCAAGATGGTCACCCGGGCGATCAAGAGCGCCCAGACCCAGGTCGAGCAGCAGAACTTCGAGGTCCGCAAGAACGTCCTGAAATACGACGAGGTGATGAACCAGCAGCGCAAGGTGGTTTACGCCGAGCGCCGCCGCATCCTGGAAGGCGAGAACCTCAAGGAGCAGGCCCTGGACATGGTGCGTGACGTCATCACCGCCTACGTCGACGGCGCGACGACCGAAGGCTACGCCGAGGATTGGGACTTGGACGCGTTGTGGACGGCGCTCAAGACGCTCTACCCGGTCGGGATCGAGCATCAGAGCCTCACCCACCACGACGACGACTCCGAACGCGACGACCTCACCCGCGAGGAGCTACTCGAGGCGCTCATCAATGATGCCGAACGTGCCTATGCCGCAAGGGAAGCCGAGCTGGAGGAGCTCGCCGGCGAGGGTGCGATGCGGCAACTGGAACGCAACGTGTTGCTCAACGTGATCGATCGCAAGTGGCGCGAACACCTCTACGAGATGGACTATCTCAAGGAGGGCATCGGATTGCGCGCGATGGCGCAGCGTGATCCGCTGGTCGAGTACCAGCGTGAGGGTTACGACATGTTCATGGCGATGCTCGACGGCATGAAAGAGGAGTCGGTCGGCTTCTTATTCAACGTCACCGTGGAGGCGGTGCCGCCGCCCCAGGTCGGCCCGATGGAAACTCCGGAGGGGTTGACGGAATTGGGCGCGACGGCCCCCGAGCAGCAGCACGACAGCTCAGGCGCGGCACCCGCCGCGCCGCGGGAACCGGCGCCAAGCACCTTGCGCGCCAAGGGCATCGAGAACGACGCGCCCGCGCTGACGTATTCCGGGCCGGCCGAGGATGGTTCGGCCGAGGTGCAGCGCAACGGTGGCGGGGCGCAGAAGACTTCGGCCGGAGTACCTGCCGGCGCGAGTCGACGTGAGCGCCGCGCCGCCGCACGACAGCAGGGGCGCGGGGCCAAGCCGCCGAAGTCGGTCAAGAAGCGTTAA
- the ppk2 gene encoding polyphosphate kinase 2 has product MTTSNDGAPVKVKKKKSAASNGPKISDGVYEAELFRLQTEFVKLQEWVRHSGARIVVIFEGRDAAGKGGAIKRITEYLSPRIAHIAALPVPTERERGQWYYQRYIAHLPAKGEIVLFDRSWYNRAGIEKVMGFCTPQEHALFLRQTPIFEQMLIDDGILLRKYWFSVSEAEQLRRFKARRNDPVRRWKLSTMDLESVYRWEDYSRAKDEMMVHTDTPASPWYVVESDIKKHARLNMMNHLLSSIEYYDVEEPKVDLPERPVVTGNYQRPPRELSRYVDDYAATLIAR; this is encoded by the coding sequence GTGACCACCTCTAACGACGGCGCGCCGGTGAAGGTGAAGAAAAAGAAATCGGCCGCATCGAACGGGCCAAAGATTTCCGATGGCGTCTACGAGGCCGAATTATTCAGGCTGCAAACGGAATTCGTGAAGCTTCAGGAGTGGGTGCGGCATTCTGGCGCGCGAATCGTGGTGATTTTCGAAGGCCGTGACGCCGCGGGCAAGGGTGGGGCCATCAAACGGATCACCGAATACCTCAGCCCCCGCATCGCCCACATCGCCGCGTTGCCGGTGCCCACCGAGCGGGAGCGCGGCCAGTGGTATTACCAGCGCTATATCGCCCATCTACCCGCTAAGGGCGAAATCGTATTGTTCGATCGGTCGTGGTACAACCGCGCCGGCATCGAGAAAGTCATGGGATTCTGTACGCCGCAGGAACATGCCCTGTTCTTGCGACAGACCCCGATATTCGAGCAGATGTTGATCGATGACGGGATCCTGCTGCGTAAGTATTGGTTTTCGGTTTCCGAGGCCGAGCAGCTACGGCGTTTCAAGGCGCGACGCAACGACCCGGTCCGACGCTGGAAACTCTCCACGATGGACCTGGAATCGGTGTACCGGTGGGAGGATTACTCGCGCGCCAAAGACGAGATGATGGTGCACACCGACACGCCGGCCAGCCCGTGGTACGTCGTCGAATCCGACATCAAGAAGCACGCCCGTCTGAACATGATGAATCATCTGCTGTCCAGCATCGAGTACTACGACGTCGAAGAGCCGAAGGTCGACTTGCCCGAACGTCCGGTGGTGACCGGCAACTACCAGCGCCCACCACGCGAGTTGTCGAGGTACGTCGACGATTACGCGGCTACCTTGATTGCGCGTTAG